The nucleotide window gaattcaatagtgcattaaaagaatcatacagtgctcgctttggcagcaTATAtgctaaaattggaacgatacagagaagattagcatggcccctgtgcaaggatgacacgcaaattcatgaagcgttccatattaaaaaaaaaaaaaagaatcatacacCATGATGAAGTGGGATTTATTCTGTACACATcgaacaataactccccattctccattttcccctccctATACCCTCTGCTCTATTTTCTGTCTatatgaattttacttttctaggtaccttatataagtggaatcatatagtatttgccCTTTGGtgtctggcatatttcacttaatataatattttcaaggttcacccatattgtagcatatattagaattttattcctttttaaggctgtataGTATTCTATTGCATGTATATGTcacatattttttatccattcatctctcagtggacatttgtgttgcttccaccctttggctattgtgaataatgctgctatgaacatggatatACAAATATCCATTTgggtccctgctttcaattattttgggtatatacctagaagtggaattactggtaATTTATgttaattctttgagaaaaggtcataatgttttccatagtggctgtacaattttacattcccaccagcaatgtgtaagAGTTCCAATATCCCCACATCCTCCttgtctttgtccattttgtgttgctgtaacagaatacctgaggctgggtaatttataaacaaaagaggtTTATTCAGCTCACAATTttgcaggctgggaagtacaagaaACATGCAACACACATTTGCTCTTCTTCTGTGAGGGATACAAGCTAGGTCAAAACATGGCAGAGAAGATCAAAGGGGAAGCAGAGATGTGCAAAGAGATAAAACCCAAGGGACAGCCTAACTTTAACAACTCATTCTCAAGGGAATTAATCCATTCCCATGAGAACCAGTCTTgccagagcaagaactcactcactatCGTGAAAATGGCACCAAACCATTCATAAGGGATCCACTCACCCCCATGACACAGATACCTCCCACTCAGCCCCATCTTCCAACACCACCAcattgaggatcaaatttcaacttgAATTTTGGTTAAGACAAACTAAAACCATAGCACTTGCCAACACTTACTATGTATTTTTGTGATAATAACCATCCTGATgggtataaagtggtatctcatcatagttttgatttggatttccttaatgattagtgatgttgatcatattttcacatgcttattgaccatttgtatatcatctttggagaaatgtctatttaatttctttgcccatttttaaactgggttgTATGGGAGTTTTTGTTGTCATTCATTTATAGGAGTTCTATAGATAATCTGGATATTAAACCTACATCAGACATAtatcctcaaatattttcttctattctgtagTTTGCCTTTTCAGCATCTTTATAGTGTCCTTTGAtacaaaaaaacatttaattttgatgaattccaacttattttttcttctgttgcttacAATTTGGATGTCATATGGAAGgaaccattgccaaatccaatgtcataagGCTTTCTCCTAtatttccttctaagagttttatagttttatctcttatattaaggtctttgattcattttgagttaatttttttaaatggtgtaaGGTAAagttccaacttcattcttttgtatgtggatatccaattttcccagtcccatttgttgaaaagactatcttttcccccATCAAATGGAAGACAACTGGATGAGACATTCACTAGAGTAGATCAATAATGGATTTGAGGTGActgaagaaagaatcagtaaacttgaagataggtaAGTGGAAATTATGAGTCTGAGgaacaaaaaaattaaggaagaaatgaagaaaaatagacaGAGACATAAATACCCTTGGGACATCATTGAGGATGCCAGCATAGACACAATGGGAATTCTATAAAGATATGAGAAATAGAAAgttgcagaaaaatatatttgaagaaataatgacaaaaaatgtTCAAATGCAATGAAAAACACTAAATTCCAGCTTGCTTATTATCAGAAAtcatggaggccagaagacagTAGGACGACATTTTCAGAGGgttgaaagaaaaagactgtTAAGCAACATTGCTTTGCCATCAAACTTTCCTGAAAACTCAAAGtataaattaagacattcccaaaTAACAAATAAGGAGATAATTTTTAACTAGCAATActgtcctacaagaaatactGATGAGTCCTTCAGACTTAAATTAGAAAACACTAAATGTTAACTTAAATCCACATGAAGAAGTAAAGAACACTGTAAGGTAACCtaataggtaaatataaaagtgtAGTAGGCTGAATATGGAGTTTCCAACGTTATGCATGTCCAAACTCTTGTAACCTATGAATATTACCTTTTGGCAAAAAAGAGACtttgaaaatatgattaaattaaggatcttgataTGGGgggattatcttggattatctgggtgggccctaaatgaaATCACAAGTGTTATAATgaaaaggaggcagagggaaatttaacacaaaagaggaagaaagcaatGTGATTGTGGAAGTAGAGTGACATTTAAAGATACCATGCTGCTagttttgaagatggaggaaggggacaTACACCAAGAAATGCAAGAAATTCATCTctagatgataaaaaaaaagcaaggaaatggattcttccctGAAGCCTGCAAAGACAGTATAGCCCTGCTGACTTTGGTTACATCTCCatgaaactatttaaaatttctgaacTTCAGcattgtaagagaataaatttttgttgttttaagccactacgttTATGGTAAttattatagcagcaataggaaattaatacaaatagttatatatgtatatttgtccATAACTCTTTCCTAttctatttgatttaaaaataaaattccataaaacaataattataaaacaatgtttataggcttaaaatgactaaaaatataatagctaAGATGTAATTTCtatgacaataatagcacaaagaaTGAAGGAGAGAATGGAGGTCTAATAGAGCAAACTTTTTGTTTCTCACTGAAATTAAGTTAGAATTGATACAAActagattgttttaaattaatatgttaatattaatcTCTAGGccaatcattaaaaaatttttttaaatcttgtagTAGGAACAAGAGAACTAAAGGGCacattaaaaatacctttttaaaaagaatacaatagtgaagaaatagaggaacaaaaaatataaacGACATATTGAAAACAAATAGCTAAACAGCATATGTAAGCAGATGTAAATGTTAACTTATCCATaactacattaaatataaattgatTAAACACTCCATTCATAAGGCAGAAATTAGCAGAATAGATAAAAAGCATGATTGAACTCTATCTTATCTACAAGAGAACATTTTACATAGAAAGAGTCAAATGAAATGAATGTGAAAGGTTGGGAAAttatataccataaaaataataaccaaaagagGAGTAGCTGTTCTTATATCatacaaaaaagaatttaagatgaaaaaatgttATTGTAGAATGATAAGagtgttttaaaacaacaaagtaaATCCATCAggaatatatacaaattataaaCTTATATGAACCTAACAATGGAGttccaaaatatatatagcaaCAACTGATACAATAGAGTAAATTTAACAATAACAATTGGAGATTTCAAAACCatactttcaaaaaatgaattGAATAAGTAGAAAGAATATCAACAAGGAAAGAGAACACAAACAGAGCTACAAAAACAACTAGAATAACGGACATATAGAATACTCCAAGCAACGtcagaatacacatttttgtcAAGCGCTCATTGAGCATTCTTCTGGATAGACTACATACTAGACCATAATAAAATCCTATATATACTTAAAAGGATTGAAATTATACAAATGAGATTCTCTGGTCATAATAgaattaaattcataattaaaaacataaggaAATCTGGAAATcctacaaatatgtggaaattaagcaatataCTCCCATTTAACCAGAAGAAATCatgagagaaattagaaaatactttgaaaaagaaaaacacagtatatcaaaacttgtgggataTAGTTAAGCAGTGCTTACATGGAAATGTGTAgccataaatgtttatattaaaaagatgaaaatctcAAATCAATTATCTAAACTTCCATCTTacaaaaaccaggaaaagaagagcaacttaaaccaaagaaattagaaagaaggaaatagtaaaggttagagtggaaataaatgaaatagggTAGAATATCAATGAAACCAAACATTGGTTCtttgtatattaaaaagaaaactgataaaactttagctagactgaccaagaaaaaaagatgaagactGACATcattaaaatcaggaataaaagagaagGCATAAGTACCAGCCctacagatatttttttaaaagatcataggGTAATACTACGAACAACTGCATGACAACAACTAAGACAAgatagatgaaatggacaaattccaagaggaacacaaactaccaaaactaactttaaaagaaataaaaagacaagtgaCGTCACTGAAAATGGCAGAGTATGGAACTCCAGGCTTCATAATGAACAATTAGTGAGCTGGAAAAACTTTCTCAGAACTCTGGaatgtagtaaaaaaaattataacaaccAGAAGGAAACGTGGTGAACAAAGAAGCTGCTAttttgtgctaaaaaaaaaaaaaaaaaaaaaaaatttcttaccTACCATCCCCCAATGCCACAGATTGGCAGTGATCTGCTGATGACAGCCCACTATCCTGGTTTAGATTGCTAGTGCCAGAGGTAGGAATTTGGATCTTATTCTCATAGAATTGTGATGTGGGCCTTTGCTTGCCTGGCAGCTCCCTCAAAGACCAGCACTAAGGATTCCCTTCATTACACAAGACTGGAAGCACTCCTTGGGCTGGGGTTGGGTTGACTCCTCAGTTGGCTTTTGCCCAAAGCACTTAAAGTCACAAGTGTTAGCCACAAAAGTCTGTAGCAAAGTACAACACTCAGGACAAGCTATTCACAGACTGAGAAGTCTGAGAAGGAAGAGTTCAAGGGAAAAACGATAGGAGAAGGAACAAgcacttttaaaaactatcacATATACTGGAAAATCAAGAATGCCATGTGTATACCCAGGGTTGGACACAAACTCAGAGAAGGCCAGGGAAAACTCAAGCATTCACCTTCAGGCTCTTCACAAGCAgaaagtaaaacattaaaaatattataactcAGAGGTCATCTGCAAAGACTAGGAAAGtattcgttcttttttttttcttttgttgccttgAGGCATTTAAAGTAACTCTGTCCAGATACCAGTTGATCAATAAGCAAATAACATAGACTTTAGTGGCTACATATAACAAAGAATAcagaatttacaaaaatagtttaaaaagtcaCCAAGCAAGTAAACAATAACCCACAAGACAGAGTGACAATAAAACCCAAAGGAAGGGGAGAATCTGATTTTCAGAGTCTAcacattgtattaaaaatatacagattcCAACTAAATTTTGTGAgctatacaaagaaaaaagtatagcCCATTCAcaggaatgaaaataaattactagGCACTATGTATGAGGAAGTCCACGTATTAGACTAACTAGATAAAGATTTTTAATCAACTGTGTTATATATGCTTaaagagctaaaggaaaccaTGGGCAAGAGactaaaggaaagaaggagaagaatGTCTTTAGAGAGATAGAAATATAAAGAGatatagaaatcataaaataaataggaattctggagctgaaaagtacaaaaaataaaatgaaaaactcactagAGGGATACAACAGTAGATcttaggcagaagaaagaatcagtgaatttaAGAAAAGTCAATTGAGATTATCCAATCTGAGGAGCAGAAACTAAAaagaacatggaaaaataaatagagtTGAAGAGACCTGTAGAACACCATCAAGCGTACTAACGTGCATGATAGGAATTCAacagggaaaagagaaacaggggcagaaagaatttttaaagaaataatggctgaaaattactcaaatttgatgaaagacactAATCTATGTATCCAAGAAGTTCAATGCACTCCAAAGAGGATAATCTCAAAGAGAACCAAACCAAAATACATCATAACCATCTTGTCAAAACCCAAATATATGGTACTATACTGTAGCAACAATATTGGCAATTTCCTAGTTCTTTGGGTTGGGTGGTGGTTTcacaaacatgaaagaaaaagaaagaagggacgggaagggaagggaaaggaaaggtaaagaaaagaatgaaatggaagcAAGAATCAGTGATGGGTGTCTGTGAACTAGGGGTTATGATACCTCTGTGCATCTGAGGTCCatattaaaaatgtcttaatGCTTTCTTTACTAGCTATCTGACATTCTCTAACAAAACAGGTCAACTGTTGGAGGGTAAGTTTCAAGTGTGGAGAGAGGTCAACGGAAATGGCGAGAAGGAAATTGGTGAAATCAGTTTGGGGAACACGGACTTTGAGGTCCCTCGGGGACATTCCAGCAGTGATGTCCAATAGACAGTTGGCAAGGATGATCTGAGATTCGGAGGAGGAAATATCCTGGAGATGTAGGTTTGGGAGTCATTGGTGTTTAGAGGGATGTGAACGAGATCACCCAGGGAGAGTGAACATGGGGACTGAGGAGAGAGAAGGGCCAGGACAGAATCCCCAGGAGCACCAGCACTCAAGGTGGCAGCTCAACTCCCTGGCAGGCACCAGCACCTGGGCTGGAGTCAGGCAGAGGCAGCCTTGAAAGCGGGCTGTGGGGCTCAGGAGCTGAAAGCTGTTGGCAAAGTAGGATACCCTCTCTGATCAGCTGTCACACCTGGTGATAATGGGCATCTGAAAGGGATGGTGTGCAAGGATGCTGTGTGATGTGCCAAGTAAAGCATCTGGGGTCAGAAAGccaccccttccttctcttctcggGACTCCCCTCTCCTTTGTTACACACACCCCTCCCACTGTCCTTAGCTTCCCAGTCCCTCCAGGATaaggaggtgaggtgggaggtgAGGTGGGCGGGACAGGGGTGGCCAAGCTCCAAGCTCGGTGACGCGGCACTCATGTGACTGGCCGGGCACAGACGTGGGCACCAgcccccgcgcccgcccgcccgccagcTTGCCCGCCCGCCCTGCGGTCCGGTCCCGGCGCCCGCGCGGAACCAGCTCCCTGGGCTGCACGGGTGGTGGGCGAGCGGCAAGCGGGCTTCCGCGAACCCGAGGAGGCGCAGGCCTGTGCCGGGTGCCCGCAGGTCAGTGTGAAGGCGGGCGCTGCCAGCGCACCCGGGGCAGGGGGTGGAGTGGCTGGCAGTAGGATCCTGGAgcagcggggagggggcggggaaagGATCTGGGAGATTAGTGAGGAGGGGGGCGCGGAGCGGGCGGGGACGGGAGAACCCCGCAGCGGCCCCAACTAGCCTTCTCATCCCCCCTCTGAGCTCTCCATCCATTTTAGATCAGGaaacggggggcgggggagggtgcCCCCGCAGTGCGACGGCGAAACGCAGACGTATTCTGGAAATAATCCCCTCTCACACTCTGCGCCTATGAAGGCATATTGACCTCTGCAGAAAGCGGGTGGGATGGGGCAGGTTGCCTCCAGGAGACCGGGACACAGAGACCCAAACGCAGTTTGGAAAGCATCCTGGTCTGGCGCCCAAAGCCTGGAAAGAAATGGCGGCTGGGGTGCGGGGGAGGTAGGGGAGGAAAACGTTGGGTGAAAAGGGCCTGGATTCAGGAAAGGGACCCGAGTCCCTGTGAGCCCCCTGAGCGCGCAGCCCCTGCCCTGTCTCCTGTCTGTCTGCAGGTCTGCGTGTCTGTTGTTcccagcactctgcgaggccTGAGAAGGAGGAGCAACCTGTCCAGAAGCCCCGCAGGTCCGTGAAGGGGTGGGCGGCGGGGACAGGGACCCAGAAGGGTTGAGAGTGTGGAGGGCACAGCTTGTGCAGAATCTGGGGCCCCACTGCCCAGGCTGAGGGAGTGTAGAGAAGGTGGCCGGGCCTGCCAGGGAATGGTGGGCTCACATGTGTGGGAGGAGTGGTGGGGTAAGTGGCAGGCAGAAGGCACACGTGGAGGTCCGGCCAGGGTAGGGGAACCCTCACCAGGGGCAAGATGCAAGTATTATCCGGACCTGCTTTCCACCCCATGCCCTCAGTCTCCCATGTCTCCTCTTTCCTCCACTCCTACCCACCCAGGACAGGAAAAAGAGGGGAAATCTCAACATGGAAAAACCCTAcaataaaaatgaagggaaatcgGAAAACGAGGGAAAGCCAGAAGAtgaagtagagcctgaagatgaAGGAAAGTCAGACAAGGAAGAAAAGCCGGACGTGGAAGGGAAGCCAAAATATGAGGGAAAGCTAGAGGATGAGGGAGAGCCACATGACGAGGGACACCGGGAAGATAAGGGAAAGCAAGAAAAGCAGGGAAAGTCCGAAGGTGAGGGCAAGCCACAAGGTGAGGGCAAAACAGAATCCCAGGCAAAGCCAGAGAGCCAGCCGCGGGCCTCGGAAAAGCGCCCAGCTGAGGATTATGTGCCCCGGAAAGCAAAGCGAAAAACGGACAGGTGGACGACGGACGATTCCCCGAGGAACTCTCAGGAGGACTTACAGGAAAGGCATCTGAGCAGTGAGGAGATGATGAGAGAATGTGGAGATATGTCAAGGGCCCAGGAGGAGCtaaggaaaaagcagaaaatggGTGGTTTTcattggatgcagagagatgtaCAGGATCCGTTTGCTGCAAGGGGCCAACGGGGCATCAGGGGAGTGAGGGGCGGAGGTAGGGCTCAGAGGGGCTTACATGATATTCCATACATTTAACGCCTTTGGCCTTCAATTCTGACTTCTCTGATGAGAATATTGCTGGCCCTGCTTTCCCTAGTAGATatttgccaggctctgtgctttaACCTTAAGCTGATAATTTGCTTTAGATGTCACTTTCGTTACCAGCAGCCTTTTGATCCAATGACAGCATTCTTTTGGTAGAGAATTTTCACCCATGTGCATGGAAGAATGTTcatagtacattttaaaataacaataaagaaaaaaacagtttgcAGAACCACATATACAGTATCAGCCCACTTTTGTAAAACTGTAAATATGTTTGCATAATGTATTTGTGCACAGAGAAAACTCTGAAAGTGTGTATGCTAAAAAGTAGGCAATGGTTATTCCTGTATAGTGGCCAAGGATAGGTGTAGCCTGTACTTAAAAATGAGTCCAAT belongs to Eulemur rufifrons isolate Redbay chromosome 30, OSU_ERuf_1, whole genome shotgun sequence and includes:
- the TCEAL6 gene encoding transcription elongation factor A protein-like 6, producing the protein MEKPYNKNEGKSENEGKPEDEVEPEDEGKSDKEEKPDVEGKPKYEGKLEDEGEPHDEGHREDKGKQEKQGKSEGEGKPQGEGKTESQAKPESQPRASEKRPAEDYVPRKAKRKTDRWTTDDSPRNSQEDLQERHLSSEEMMRECGDMSRAQEELRKKQKMGGFHWMQRDVQDPFAARGQRGIRGVRGGGRAQRGLHDIPYI